A window from Pseudomonas kribbensis encodes these proteins:
- a CDS encoding carboxyl transferase domain-containing protein, with amino-acid sequence MAILHTQLNPRSAEFAANSAAMLQQVDALHTLLAQVAQGGGAKAQERHTSRGKLLPRERINRLLDPGSPFLEISQLAAHAVYGEDVPAAGVIAGIGRVEGVECMIVANDATVKGGSYYPLTVKKHLRAQTIAQQNRLPCIYLVDSGGANLPRQDEVFPDREHFGRIFFNQANMSAMGIPQIAVVMGSCTAGGAYVPAMADEAIMVRNQATIFLAGPPLVKAATGEVVSAEDLGGADVHCKISGVADHYAESDEHALALARRSVANLNWRKLGEVQQRTPIAPLYASDELYGVVSADAKQPFDVREVIARLVDGSVFDEFKALFGTTLVCGFAHLHGYPIAILANNGILFAEAAQKGAHFIELACQRGIPLLFLQNITGFMVGQKYEAGGIAKHGAKLVTAVACAKVPKFTVIIGGSFGAGNYGMCGRAYDPRFLWMWPNARIGVMGAEQAAGVLVQVKREQAERSGQAFSAEQESEIKQPILDQYEEQGHPYYSSARLWDDGVIDPAQTREVLALALSASLNAPIEPSRFGVFRM; translated from the coding sequence ATGGCTATCCTGCATACCCAGCTCAACCCTCGTTCAGCGGAGTTCGCCGCCAACAGCGCGGCGATGCTTCAACAGGTCGATGCCCTGCATACCCTGCTCGCCCAAGTGGCTCAGGGCGGTGGCGCGAAAGCTCAGGAACGTCACACCTCGCGCGGCAAACTGCTGCCCCGTGAGCGAATCAACCGCTTGCTCGATCCGGGCTCGCCGTTTCTGGAAATCAGCCAGTTGGCCGCCCACGCCGTTTATGGCGAAGACGTGCCGGCCGCTGGCGTGATTGCCGGGATCGGCCGCGTGGAAGGCGTCGAATGTATGATCGTCGCCAACGATGCGACGGTGAAAGGTGGCTCGTACTACCCGCTGACTGTGAAGAAACACCTGCGCGCCCAGACCATCGCCCAGCAGAACCGTCTGCCATGCATTTATCTGGTGGATTCCGGCGGCGCCAACCTGCCGCGTCAGGACGAAGTGTTCCCGGATCGCGAGCATTTCGGGCGAATCTTCTTCAACCAGGCCAACATGAGCGCCATGGGCATTCCGCAGATTGCCGTGGTCATGGGCTCGTGCACCGCGGGCGGGGCTTATGTGCCGGCGATGGCTGACGAAGCAATCATGGTGCGCAATCAGGCGACGATTTTCCTTGCTGGCCCGCCGCTGGTGAAAGCCGCGACCGGTGAAGTGGTCAGCGCCGAGGATCTCGGCGGGGCCGACGTACATTGCAAGATCTCCGGGGTCGCCGACCATTACGCCGAAAGCGACGAGCACGCCCTCGCCCTCGCCCGCCGCAGCGTCGCCAACCTCAACTGGCGCAAGCTCGGCGAAGTGCAGCAGCGCACGCCGATTGCTCCGCTGTACGCCAGCGATGAGTTGTACGGCGTGGTGTCGGCGGACGCCAAGCAGCCGTTCGATGTACGCGAAGTGATTGCGCGGCTGGTCGACGGTTCGGTGTTCGATGAATTCAAAGCCTTGTTCGGCACGACGTTGGTCTGCGGTTTCGCCCACCTGCACGGCTACCCGATCGCGATCCTCGCCAACAACGGCATCCTGTTCGCCGAAGCCGCGCAAAAAGGCGCGCACTTCATCGAGCTGGCCTGCCAGCGCGGCATCCCGTTGCTGTTCCTGCAGAACATCACCGGCTTCATGGTCGGCCAGAAATACGAGGCCGGCGGCATCGCCAAACACGGTGCGAAACTAGTAACCGCCGTGGCGTGCGCCAAGGTGCCGAAATTCACCGTGATCATCGGTGGCAGCTTCGGTGCCGGCAACTATGGCATGTGCGGGCGGGCCTACGATCCGCGGTTCCTGTGGATGTGGCCAAACGCGCGGATCGGCGTGATGGGCGCCGAGCAGGCGGCCGGCGTGCTGGTTCAGGTCAAGCGTGAGCAGGCCGAACGCAGCGGTCAGGCGTTCAGTGCCGAGCAGGAAAGCGAGATCAAGCAACCGATTCTCGACCAGTACGAAGAACAGGGTCATCCCTACTACTCCAGCGCACGACTCTGGGACGACGGCGTCATCGACCCGGCGCAAACCCGCGAAGTACTGGCCCTGGCCTTGTCCGCGTCGTTGAACGCGCCTATCGAACCGAGCCGCTTCGGCGTGTTCCGGATGTGA
- a CDS encoding gamma-carboxygeranoyl-CoA hydratase yields MSDFNTLELQSDPRGFATLWLSREEKNNAFNAEMIRELILALDKVASDASLRFLLVRGRGKHFSAGADLAWMQQSAELDYHTNLDDARELAELMYNLAKLKIPTVAVVQGAAFGGALGLISCCDMAIGADDAQFCLSEVRIGLAPAVISPFVVQAIGERAARRYALTAERFGGQRAREIGLLSESYPATELEQKVEQWIDNLLLNSPAAMRASKDLLREVGNGALTPALRRYTENAIARIRVSPEGQEGLRAFLQKRPPSWQAATTTKEPR; encoded by the coding sequence ATGAGCGATTTCAACACCCTCGAATTGCAGAGCGATCCACGGGGTTTCGCGACCCTGTGGCTGAGCCGCGAAGAAAAGAACAACGCGTTCAACGCCGAGATGATCCGCGAATTGATCCTGGCGCTGGACAAGGTCGCCAGCGACGCCAGCCTGCGTTTCCTGCTGGTACGCGGACGCGGTAAACATTTCAGCGCCGGCGCGGATCTGGCCTGGATGCAGCAATCGGCCGAACTCGATTACCACACCAACCTCGACGACGCCCGGGAACTGGCGGAGCTGATGTACAACCTCGCCAAGCTGAAAATCCCGACCGTGGCCGTGGTGCAAGGCGCGGCGTTCGGCGGCGCGCTGGGCCTGATCAGTTGCTGCGACATGGCGATTGGCGCCGATGACGCGCAATTCTGTCTGTCGGAAGTGCGCATTGGTCTGGCGCCGGCGGTGATCAGCCCGTTCGTGGTGCAAGCCATCGGCGAGCGCGCGGCGCGGCGTTATGCGCTGACGGCCGAGCGTTTCGGCGGTCAGCGGGCGCGGGAAATCGGTTTGTTGTCCGAGAGTTATCCGGCGACCGAGCTTGAACAGAAAGTCGAACAATGGATCGACAACCTGCTGCTCAACAGCCCCGCCGCCATGCGCGCCAGCAAGGATCTGCTGCGTGAAGTCGGCAACGGCGCGCTTACTCCGGCCCTGCGCCGCTACACCGAAAACGCCATCGCCCGCATCCGCGTCAGCCCGGAAGGCCAGGAAGGTCTGCGGGCCTTTCTGCAGAAACGTCCACCGAGCTGGCAAGCCGCAACCACCACCAAGGAGCCGCGTTGA
- a CDS encoding acetyl/propionyl/methylcrotonyl-CoA carboxylase subunit alpha, protein MSAPVLTTLLVANRGEIACRVMRTAKALGLITVAVHSATDREARHSREADIRVDLGGSKAADSYLQIDKLIAAAKASGAQAIHPGYGFLSENAGFARAIDAAGLIFLGPPASAIDAMGSKSAAKALMETAGVPLVPGYHGEAQDLDTFRDACERIGYPVLLKATAGGGGKGMKVVEDVSQLAEALASAQREAQSSFGDSRMLVEKYLLKPRHVEIQVFADQHGNCLYLNERDCSIQRRHQKVVEEAPAPGLSPELRRAMGEAAVRSAQAIGYVGAGTVEFLLDARGEFFFMEMNTRLQVEHPVTEAITGLDLVAWQIRVARGEALPITQDQVPLNGHAIEVRLYAEDPSNDFLPATGRLELYRESAAGPGRRVDSGVEEGDEISPFYDPMLGKLIAWGEDREQARLRLLSMLDEFAIGGLKTNINFLRRIIGHPAFAAAELDTGFIPRYQEQLLPAPAALSDEFWDAAAQAFAQSLPGAARSDDPASPWALHSGLRAGLPREITLHLSCEGQDRALTLGAGGNAKLIGEQLVIERDGLRRQLRTIRRGEVLYLQWDGELRRVETYDPISAVEASHSHQGGLTAPMNGSIVRVLVEAGQSVEAGAQLVVLEAMKMEHSIRAPHAGVIKALYCQEGEMVSEGSALVELEQV, encoded by the coding sequence ATGAGCGCACCTGTTCTCACCACCCTGCTGGTGGCCAACCGTGGCGAAATCGCTTGCCGGGTCATGCGCACCGCCAAGGCCCTCGGCCTGATCACCGTCGCCGTGCACAGCGCCACCGACCGTGAAGCGCGGCACAGCCGTGAAGCGGATATTCGCGTCGATCTGGGCGGCAGCAAAGCGGCCGACAGTTACCTGCAGATCGACAAACTGATCGCAGCGGCCAAGGCCAGCGGCGCTCAGGCGATTCATCCGGGTTATGGCTTTCTTTCGGAAAACGCCGGGTTTGCCCGTGCCATTGATGCGGCCGGCCTGATTTTCCTCGGCCCGCCGGCCTCGGCCATCGATGCGATGGGCAGCAAGTCCGCCGCCAAGGCGTTGATGGAAACTGCTGGCGTGCCGCTGGTGCCGGGCTATCACGGTGAGGCCCAGGATCTGGACACCTTCCGCGATGCCTGCGAACGCATCGGTTATCCGGTGCTGCTCAAGGCCACCGCTGGCGGTGGCGGCAAGGGCATGAAGGTCGTTGAAGACGTCAGCCAACTAGCGGAAGCGCTGGCTTCGGCTCAGCGTGAAGCGCAGTCGTCGTTCGGCGATTCGCGGATGCTGGTGGAGAAATACCTGCTCAAGCCGCGTCACGTGGAAATCCAGGTGTTTGCCGATCAGCATGGTAATTGCCTGTACCTGAACGAGCGCGACTGCTCGATTCAGCGTCGGCACCAGAAAGTCGTCGAAGAGGCGCCGGCACCGGGCCTTAGTCCGGAACTGCGTCGGGCGATGGGCGAAGCGGCTGTGCGCTCGGCTCAGGCCATCGGTTACGTCGGCGCTGGCACGGTGGAGTTTCTGCTGGATGCCCGCGGCGAGTTCTTCTTCATGGAGATGAACACGCGGTTGCAGGTCGAGCACCCGGTCACCGAAGCCATCACCGGGCTCGATCTGGTGGCCTGGCAGATTCGCGTTGCACGTGGCGAAGCGCTGCCGATCACTCAGGATCAGGTGCCGCTGAACGGGCATGCGATTGAAGTGCGGTTGTATGCGGAAGATCCGTCGAATGACTTCCTGCCGGCCACCGGGCGTCTGGAGCTGTATCGCGAATCCGCCGCCGGGCCGGGGCGCCGCGTGGACAGTGGCGTCGAGGAAGGCGACGAGATTTCGCCGTTCTATGACCCGATGCTCGGCAAGCTGATTGCCTGGGGCGAGGATCGTGAACAGGCGCGGTTGCGGCTGCTGAGCATGCTTGATGAGTTCGCGATTGGCGGGTTGAAGACCAACATCAACTTCCTGCGGCGGATCATCGGCCATCCGGCGTTCGCGGCGGCGGAGCTGGATACCGGGTTCATTCCGCGTTATCAGGAACAGTTGCTGCCAGCGCCTGCTGCGCTGAGCGATGAGTTCTGGGATGCGGCGGCGCAGGCTTTTGCGCAGAGTTTGCCGGGGGCGGCTCGATCGGATGATCCGGCTTCGCCTTGGGCATTGCACAGCGGTTTGCGTGCCGGATTACCCCGTGAGATCACTCTGCATTTGAGTTGCGAGGGGCAAGATCGGGCGCTGACGCTCGGTGCTGGCGGCAATGCAAAACTGATCGGCGAGCAACTGGTGATCGAGCGTGATGGTTTGCGTCGCCAGCTGCGGACGATTCGTCGTGGAGAGGTTCTGTATCTGCAATGGGACGGCGAGTTGCGACGCGTTGAAACGTACGACCCGATCAGCGCTGTCGAAGCCAGCCACAGTCATCAGGGCGGCCTGACTGCGCCCATGAACGGCAGCATCGTGCGTGTGCTGGTGGAGGCCGGGCAATCGGTTGAAGCCGGTGCTCAACTGGTGGTGCTGGAAGCGATGAAGATGGAGCACAGCATTCGCGCGCCCCATGCTGGCGTGATCAAGGCGCTGTATTGCCAGGAAGGCGAAATGGTCAGCGAAGGCAGCGCGCTGGTCGAACTGGAACAGGTATGA
- a CDS encoding LexA family protein, translated as MDKWIELVKAKMSELNVTQVELGERVGMSQGGIGHWLNKRREPGITQMNRVLKALGMEYLEVAVVIREPQVDKDDEMPLAQKYNPYFRYPVSDWKAPIEAREAQPAYSSGKDKRRFELTDYHARGPAFWLTVVGNSMTAPTGQSIGEGMMILVDPALEAEPGKLVIAQWPDSDEAIFRKLIEEGGQRYLVPLNPTWPKALFTDECRIIGVVVQASAKY; from the coding sequence ATGGATAAATGGATTGAGTTGGTCAAGGCCAAAATGAGTGAACTCAACGTCACTCAAGTCGAGCTCGGCGAGCGCGTCGGCATGTCTCAGGGCGGTATCGGCCATTGGCTGAACAAGCGTCGTGAGCCTGGCATCACGCAGATGAACCGCGTGCTGAAAGCGCTGGGTATGGAGTATCTCGAAGTCGCGGTGGTGATACGCGAACCGCAAGTCGACAAGGACGACGAAATGCCGCTGGCGCAGAAGTACAACCCTTACTTCCGCTACCCGGTCAGCGATTGGAAGGCGCCCATCGAGGCCCGTGAAGCCCAACCGGCCTACTCGAGCGGCAAGGACAAGCGACGTTTCGAACTGACGGATTACCACGCCCGTGGCCCGGCGTTCTGGCTCACAGTGGTGGGCAACTCGATGACCGCGCCTACCGGGCAGAGCATCGGCGAGGGGATGATGATCCTGGTGGACCCGGCGCTGGAAGCCGAGCCCGGAAAACTGGTGATCGCCCAGTGGCCGGACAGCGACGAGGCGATTTTCCGCAAGCTGATCGAAGAGGGCGGCCAGCGTTATCTGGTGCCGCTCAATCCGACTTGGCCGAAGGCCTTGTTTACTGACGAGTGCCGAATTATCGGTGTCGTGGTTCAGGCATCGGCCAAATACTAG
- a CDS encoding DUF6124 family protein has protein sequence MNITSNDLPDLQMDTTFKSPQGCAAAQRALDYYLKPAVSEQEVEERFFGVNSNLSGEESLVHASDLLRCAAATAFKAADGLQGVSRDLAFSVVHMVDMARAMVDHSLDGGVR, from the coding sequence ATGAATATCACCAGCAACGACCTGCCCGACCTTCAAATGGATACCACTTTCAAGTCTCCACAGGGTTGCGCTGCCGCACAGCGGGCATTGGACTATTACTTGAAACCGGCTGTGTCAGAACAGGAAGTGGAAGAACGTTTTTTCGGCGTGAACAGTAATTTGAGTGGCGAAGAATCCCTGGTCCACGCCTCGGATTTGCTGCGATGTGCGGCGGCCACCGCATTCAAGGCTGCAGACGGCTTGCAAGGCGTCAGTCGGGATCTGGCGTTTTCGGTCGTGCACATGGTGGACATGGCACGGGCGATGGTCGATCACTCGCTTGATGGCGGTGTTCGCTGA
- a CDS encoding M14 family metallopeptidase, which produces MTVAKSSFDISANFDSGNIQVIDISNPLNPVLAIRPDTRSAHFQWFHFKASGLHVHQEHWFRLVNASQSSYNKAWTGYQAVASYDHVNWFRIPTQFEGDSLRFCLEAEQTHAWFAYFEPYSRGRHDWLIEQALTKAGTELLATGKSVEGRDIQLLRKGTGAEGRRKIWIIAQQHPGEHMAEWFMEGVIERLEHHNDPGLNKLLKSADLYLVPNMNPDGAFHGHLRTNAMGQDLNRAWQSASQEVSPEVLFVQQQMEKYGVDLFLDVHGDEEIPHVFTAGCEGNPGYTPRIEKLEEHFRSHLKHTTKDFQTKYGYTRDEPGQANMTLACNSVGQKFDCLSLTLEMPFKDHDDAPNPLTGWSGQRSKQLGKDVLTTIADMVDTLR; this is translated from the coding sequence ATGACCGTGGCCAAATCTTCGTTCGACATCAGCGCCAACTTCGACAGCGGCAACATCCAAGTCATCGACATCAGCAACCCGCTCAACCCGGTTCTGGCAATTCGGCCAGATACCCGCAGCGCTCATTTCCAGTGGTTCCACTTCAAGGCCAGCGGCCTGCATGTTCATCAGGAACACTGGTTTCGCCTGGTCAACGCCAGCCAGTCCTCCTACAACAAGGCCTGGACCGGCTATCAGGCCGTCGCTTCCTACGACCATGTCAACTGGTTCCGCATTCCGACCCAATTCGAAGGCGACAGCCTGCGTTTCTGCCTTGAAGCCGAGCAGACCCACGCCTGGTTCGCCTACTTCGAACCTTACAGCCGTGGCCGTCATGACTGGCTGATCGAACAAGCGCTGACCAAGGCCGGCACCGAACTATTGGCCACTGGCAAAAGCGTCGAAGGCCGCGACATCCAGCTGCTGCGCAAAGGCACCGGCGCCGAAGGCCGACGCAAGATCTGGATCATCGCCCAGCAGCACCCGGGCGAGCACATGGCCGAGTGGTTCATGGAAGGTGTGATCGAGCGTCTGGAACATCACAACGATCCAGGGCTGAACAAACTGCTGAAGAGTGCCGATCTGTACCTGGTGCCGAACATGAACCCGGACGGTGCCTTCCACGGCCATCTGCGCACCAACGCCATGGGCCAGGACCTGAACCGCGCCTGGCAGAGCGCCAGCCAGGAAGTCAGCCCGGAAGTGCTTTTCGTACAGCAGCAGATGGAAAAGTACGGCGTCGATCTGTTCCTCGACGTACACGGCGACGAAGAAATTCCCCACGTATTCACCGCCGGTTGCGAAGGCAATCCGGGCTATACGCCACGGATCGAGAAACTCGAAGAGCACTTCCGCAGCCACCTGAAACACACCACCAAAGACTTCCAGACCAAGTACGGCTACACCCGCGACGAACCGGGTCAGGCCAACATGACCCTGGCCTGCAACAGCGTCGGTCAGAAATTCGACTGCCTGTCGTTGACCCTGGAGATGCCGTTCAAGGATCACGATGACGCGCCGAACCCGCTCACCGGCTGGTCGGGCCAACGCTCGAAACAATTGGGCAAGGACGTGCTGACCACCATCGCCGACATGGTCGACACCCTGCGCTGA
- a CDS encoding MFS transporter → MNAQNLGSGVVLLFAIACGLAVGNVYYAQPLLDAMADAFNLSPASIGIVFTLTQVGYGIGLVLLVPLGDLLNRRRLIVTQTLLSAAALLMIALATNSTWLLIGMTLTGLLAVVTQVLVAYAATLAIPAQRGRVVGVITSGIVVGILLARTVAGGMADLAGWRAIYLLSAGLTLVMALLLFRVLPKDESPQPATSYAALITSVFSLFREEPVLRQRAILALLTFASAMVLWTPMVLPLAAPPLSLSHSEIGLFGLAGAAGALAAARAGHLADRGFGQWVSGLSLLLMLGSWLPIAFTQSSLWALLLGVITLDLGLQAVHVTSQSMIYSVRPEAQSRLTAGYMLFYSIGSALGSIASTAMYAWAGWTGVCWLGAGINIVALLYWWRTLAPQKRGEQMCSLATPD, encoded by the coding sequence ATGAACGCGCAAAATCTCGGCAGTGGTGTCGTGCTGCTGTTCGCTATCGCCTGCGGCCTGGCCGTGGGCAACGTGTATTACGCGCAACCGTTGCTGGACGCCATGGCCGACGCCTTCAACCTGTCACCCGCGAGCATCGGCATCGTCTTCACGTTGACCCAGGTAGGCTACGGCATAGGGCTGGTTTTACTCGTGCCGCTCGGCGATCTGCTCAACCGCCGACGTTTGATTGTCACGCAAACCCTACTGTCGGCTGCAGCCTTGCTGATGATCGCGCTGGCAACCAACAGCACCTGGCTGCTGATAGGCATGACCTTGACCGGCCTGCTCGCCGTCGTCACTCAGGTGCTGGTGGCCTATGCCGCAACCTTGGCCATCCCGGCGCAACGCGGTCGTGTCGTTGGCGTGATTACCAGCGGCATCGTGGTCGGCATCTTGCTCGCGCGCACCGTAGCCGGCGGGATGGCGGATCTGGCCGGTTGGCGGGCGATTTATTTGTTGTCGGCGGGGCTGACGCTGGTCATGGCGCTGTTGTTGTTTCGTGTACTACCCAAGGACGAGAGTCCGCAACCGGCAACCTCCTACGCCGCGTTGATTACCTCGGTGTTCAGCCTGTTTCGAGAGGAACCAGTGTTGCGACAACGGGCGATTCTGGCCCTGCTGACCTTCGCCAGTGCCATGGTCCTGTGGACGCCGATGGTTTTGCCTTTGGCCGCCCCGCCGCTGTCACTTTCCCACAGTGAAATCGGACTGTTCGGACTGGCCGGCGCGGCTGGCGCATTGGCCGCCGCAAGAGCCGGACACTTGGCGGATCGCGGATTCGGGCAATGGGTCAGCGGCCTGTCCCTGCTGTTGATGCTCGGCTCCTGGCTGCCGATTGCATTCACCCAATCCTCATTATGGGCGCTGTTGCTCGGCGTGATCACCCTGGATCTGGGTTTGCAGGCTGTGCATGTCACCAGCCAGAGCATGATCTACAGCGTCCGCCCAGAGGCACAAAGCCGACTGACCGCCGGCTACATGCTGTTTTACTCGATTGGCAGCGCCCTGGGCTCAATCGCCTCGACAGCCATGTATGCCTGGGCAGGATGGACGGGGGTCTGCTGGCTGGGTGCCGGAATCAACATCGTCGCGCTGCTGTATTGGTGGCGAACATTGGCGCCGCAAAAACGTGGCGAGCAAATGTGCTCCCTCGCCACGCCGGATTAA
- a CDS encoding cytochrome b: MRTPPTHFNPLARLLHWLMALMIIAMLFIGAGMVTSVSARHEWLINLHKPLGIAILLLVIVRILVRLGTRQPPLPEDLPGWQVMAAKASHLLLYALMLVLPLLGWAMISAAGDPVMLGHSLQLPSILPADAQVFALLRKAHGYLAYLLFLTVLLHLAAALFHGWVRRDEVLDSMLRGRNRN, from the coding sequence ATGAGAACGCCACCGACGCATTTCAATCCGCTGGCGCGACTGCTGCACTGGCTGATGGCTTTGATGATCATCGCCATGTTGTTCATCGGTGCCGGCATGGTCACTTCGGTGTCAGCGCGGCATGAATGGCTGATCAACCTGCACAAGCCGCTGGGTATAGCGATCCTGTTGCTGGTGATCGTGCGCATTCTGGTGCGACTGGGCACGCGTCAGCCGCCTCTGCCGGAGGATCTGCCGGGCTGGCAGGTGATGGCAGCCAAGGCGTCGCACCTGTTGCTGTACGCCTTGATGCTGGTGTTGCCGCTGCTGGGCTGGGCGATGATCAGTGCTGCGGGCGATCCGGTGATGCTTGGCCACTCGCTGCAGTTGCCGTCAATCCTGCCGGCGGATGCCCAAGTGTTTGCGCTGTTGCGCAAGGCGCACGGTTATTTGGCGTATCTGTTGTTTCTGACGGTGTTGCTGCACCTGGCGGCGGCGCTGTTCCATGGTTGGGTACGCCGCGACGAGGTGCTCGACAGCATGCTGCGGGGACGCAATCGCAACTGA
- a CDS encoding catalase family peroxidase: MVDRSSPPGGPQRPPLSAASLVLRLGGIAVVVAAVAGAFAYVHGNFDPQRLTPKALVDVLEKNNGVHPGFRRNHAKGVCVIGHFESSGEARPYSVAQVFNEPRTPVVGRFALPAGNPYAPDSAVPIRSLALRFTQANGQQWRTGMNSMPVFPVGTPEAFYQLQQAQSPDPATGKPDPTKVPAFFASHPEAVPFLTWVKTAKPSASYVTETYNSINAFYLVDASGKKQAVRWSMAPLAQDAAGATAPEGSDFLEKDLVQRLAEGPLRFQLNITLANADDPVNDASKVWPAARKVLNAGTLVLEKTQPQLSGECRDINYDPLVLPAGIEGSDDPLLAARSAGYADSYLRRTGEVSQLPTGKQEARP; this comes from the coding sequence ATGGTTGATCGCAGCTCACCGCCCGGCGGCCCACAACGCCCGCCTCTAAGTGCCGCGAGCCTGGTGTTGCGTCTCGGCGGTATCGCCGTGGTTGTCGCAGCCGTGGCCGGGGCGTTTGCCTACGTTCACGGCAACTTTGACCCACAACGACTGACACCAAAAGCGTTGGTCGATGTGCTGGAAAAGAACAACGGCGTGCATCCGGGGTTTCGTCGCAATCACGCCAAGGGTGTTTGCGTCATCGGCCATTTCGAAAGCAGTGGCGAGGCGCGTCCTTACTCTGTCGCGCAGGTGTTCAATGAGCCACGCACCCCGGTAGTCGGGCGATTCGCGCTGCCGGCGGGTAATCCTTATGCACCGGACAGCGCCGTACCGATTCGCAGCCTGGCGCTGCGTTTCACCCAGGCCAACGGCCAGCAATGGCGCACCGGGATGAACAGCATGCCGGTGTTCCCGGTCGGCACCCCGGAAGCGTTCTATCAGTTGCAGCAGGCGCAGTCGCCGGATCCGGCAACGGGCAAACCGGATCCGACCAAGGTCCCTGCGTTCTTTGCCTCACACCCGGAAGCCGTACCGTTCCTGACCTGGGTGAAGACGGCCAAACCTTCGGCCAGCTATGTCACGGAAACCTACAACAGTATCAACGCGTTTTATCTGGTTGATGCCAGCGGCAAGAAGCAGGCCGTGCGCTGGAGCATGGCGCCATTGGCCCAGGATGCAGCGGGCGCTACGGCTCCGGAAGGTAGCGACTTTCTCGAAAAGGACTTGGTGCAACGTCTGGCCGAGGGGCCGCTGCGCTTTCAGTTGAACATCACGTTGGCCAACGCTGACGATCCGGTGAACGATGCGAGCAAGGTCTGGCCTGCCGCTCGCAAAGTACTGAACGCCGGCACCCTGGTGCTGGAAAAGACCCAGCCGCAACTCAGTGGCGAATGCCGCGACATCAACTACGACCCACTGGTCCTGCCTGCCGGGATTGAAGGTTCCGACGACCCGTTGCTCGCTGCTCGTTCAGCCGGCTACGCCGATTCCTACCTGCGCCGCACCGGCGAAGTCAGCCAACTGCCCACTGGCAAACAGGAGGCACGCCCATGA
- a CDS encoding RNA polymerase sigma factor, giving the protein MSEFDEQLREIIPRLRRFAVSLTRNASSADDLVQASLERALSSWGDKRAEGDLRAWLFSILYRQFLDAHRRSRRYARMLEFFTGRDDAEPSVERTVIAQSTLQAFDRLPTEQRALLLMVSVEGLTYKEVAEILDVPTGTVMSRLSRARQALRQLSDGEISSPSLRILK; this is encoded by the coding sequence ATGAGCGAATTCGACGAACAACTGAGAGAAATCATTCCCAGATTGCGGCGCTTTGCCGTGTCGTTGACGCGCAACGCCAGCAGCGCCGACGACCTGGTCCAGGCCAGCCTTGAACGTGCCCTCTCCAGTTGGGGTGACAAGCGCGCCGAGGGCGATCTGCGCGCGTGGCTGTTTTCGATCCTGTACCGCCAGTTCCTCGATGCGCACCGGCGTTCCCGGCGCTACGCCCGGATGCTCGAATTCTTCACCGGCCGCGATGACGCCGAACCCTCGGTGGAACGCACCGTCATTGCCCAATCGACCCTGCAAGCCTTCGATCGCCTGCCCACAGAACAGCGCGCCCTGTTGCTGATGGTGTCGGTGGAAGGCTTGACCTATAAGGAGGTCGCCGAGATTCTCGACGTCCCCACCGGCACCGTGATGTCGCGCCTGTCCCGCGCCCGCCAGGCTTTGCGCCAGCTCAGCGACGGCGAAATCAGCAGCCCTTCCTTGCGGATACTCAAATGA